The following are encoded in a window of Sphingobium sp. AP49 genomic DNA:
- a CDS encoding anhydro-N-acetylmuramic acid kinase, protein MLAIGLMSGTSRDGIDAALIETDGEGQAEAVAFHAQPYTDDFRERLAAACARAMTMDAPGEDPLIRAVEMDLTNFHIDAIADMLGRSGHVAEDIGVIGFHGHTVAHRPERRWTWQIGDGAVLAGAFGIPVVADLRSADVRAGGQGAPLMPVYHRALAAGLEKPVGILNLGGVANITAIGSDGDIVAFDTGMASGLIDNWMQAHGDAAYDAGGATAAQGEVDEARLAAMMADPWFAAPPPKSIDREAFTIAPVEGLSLADGAATLTAFSAQAVARGVDHLPERPARIYAAGGGRHNATLMAMLAARTGADIRSVDELGWDGDALEAQGFAYMAVRHLNGLPISFPGTTGAPEPMTGGVLFQP, encoded by the coding sequence ATGTTGGCAATCGGCCTGATGTCCGGCACATCGCGCGACGGGATCGACGCGGCGCTGATCGAGACCGACGGTGAAGGGCAGGCCGAGGCGGTGGCCTTTCACGCCCAGCCCTATACCGATGATTTTCGCGAGCGGCTGGCCGCCGCCTGCGCGCGGGCGATGACGATGGACGCGCCGGGCGAGGATCCGCTGATCCGCGCGGTGGAGATGGACCTCACCAATTTCCATATCGATGCGATCGCCGACATGCTGGGGCGCAGCGGCCATGTGGCCGAGGATATCGGTGTGATCGGCTTTCATGGCCATACCGTTGCCCACCGGCCCGAGCGGCGCTGGACCTGGCAGATTGGCGATGGCGCGGTGCTGGCCGGCGCGTTCGGCATTCCCGTGGTTGCCGACCTGCGCAGCGCCGACGTGCGCGCCGGCGGGCAGGGCGCGCCGCTGATGCCGGTCTATCATCGCGCACTGGCGGCCGGGTTGGAAAAGCCGGTTGGCATTCTCAACCTGGGCGGGGTGGCGAATATCACCGCGATCGGATCGGACGGCGATATCGTCGCCTTCGATACCGGCATGGCGAGCGGCCTGATCGACAACTGGATGCAGGCGCATGGCGATGCGGCCTATGATGCGGGTGGCGCGACCGCCGCGCAGGGCGAGGTGGACGAGGCGCGGCTGGCGGCGATGATGGCCGATCCCTGGTTCGCCGCGCCGCCGCCCAAGAGCATCGACCGTGAAGCCTTCACCATCGCGCCGGTCGAGGGACTGTCGCTGGCGGACGGGGCGGCGACGCTGACCGCCTTTTCCGCGCAGGCGGTGGCGCGGGGCGTAGACCATCTGCCCGAACGGCCGGCGCGCATCTATGCGGCGGGCGGCGGCCGCCATAATGCGACGCTGATGGCGATGCTGGCGGCGCGCACCGGCGCCGACATCCGATCGGTCGACGAACTGGGCTGGGACGGTGACGCGCTGGAGGCGCAGGGCTTTGCCTATATGGCGGTGCGGCACCTCAACGGCCTGCCGATCAGCTTTCCCGGCACCACCGGCGCGCCTGAACCGATGACCGGCGGCGTGCTGTTCCAGCCCTGA
- a CDS encoding succinate dehydrogenase assembly factor 2: MNDNPLMRRLKFRAWHRGTREADYTVGGFFERYHATWNEEQIAWFERFMDEQDADIIGWALGTIPVPDEWKGPMMDQFLKLDFVKIEN, encoded by the coding sequence GTGAACGACAACCCGCTGATGCGTCGCCTGAAATTCCGCGCCTGGCACCGGGGCACGCGCGAGGCGGACTATACGGTCGGCGGCTTTTTCGAACGCTACCATGCGACCTGGAACGAAGAGCAGATCGCCTGGTTCGAGCGCTTCATGGACGAACAGGATGCCGACATCATCGGCTGGGCGCTCGGCACCATCCCCGTGCCGGACGAATGGAAAGGACCGATGATGGACCAGTTTCTGAAGCTCGATTTCGTCAAGATCGAGAACTGA
- the mfd gene encoding transcription-repair coupling factor, producing the protein MTDLQKILKAKAPLTLSGVPAGFQPWLLADIARAAHGSDATRAVFVASDEQLMRAVADTAHYFAPEIEIIEIPAWDCLPYDRASPSLRTASARLAGLHALQAKPKGPQLVLTTLNALTQRTLTPFRVRQLVARLAPKERIAITRLADMLQSNGYVRTDTVHDRGEFAIRGGIVDLFPGGEEQPLRLDFFGDEIETVRRFDPTDQRTTGSIDGFTLLPASEALLDEDTIKRFRGRYRETFGATATGDPLYQAVSEGRRLAGMEHWLPLFEEKLVPLTDHLGDDAIIVRDHGVVGAADARFEAIRDYHANRIAAKSADPGAYRPLAPHALYLDAAEWDAAAASWPMHATTPFHEPESATVLDCAVDGPRDFAPERAQNANVYEAVGKHIDALRRTKKKVVIASYSAGARERLSGLLADHGVARLAAADSWQEALGTAAGGSAVLTVLGLDHGFTAPDVAVLTEQDMLGDRLVRRAKRKKSADAFLAELATLSPGDLVVHMDHGIGRYEGLTQIPVSKTAHDCVALSYSGGDKLYVPVENLEVLSRYGSDSEGVSLDKLGGEAWQRRKARMKERIREIAGELLKTAAERALRPAEIAEPDAAGYPAFVDRFPYQETDDQDRAIGDVIEDLGAGRPMDRLVCGDVGFGKTEVALRAAFVAAMAGMQVVVICPTTLLARQHHMNFVERFRGFPLEIARLSRLVPDKEAKATKAGLADGTIDIVVGTHALLAKGLEFKRLGLVIVDEEQRFGVTHKERLKSLKTDVHVLTLTATPIPRTLQMAMSGLRELSVIQTPPVDRLAVRTYIMPWDGVVIREALLREHYRGGQSFFVVPRIADLTEVEEFLRTEVPEVKPIVAHGQMSATDVEERMSAFYDKRYDVLLSTTIVESGLDIPSANTLIIHRADRFGLAQLYQLRGRVGRSKTRAYAYFTTPANRIITETAEKRLKVLSDLDTLGAGFQLASHDLDIRGAGNLVGDEQSGHIKEVGFELYQSMLEDAIMDAKAGGAGLEPRRDSFSPQISVDAPIMIPEEFVPDLDLRMGLYRRINELEDRQGLEAFAAELIDRFGKLPAPTQNLLKIIEIKQNCLKANIAKIDVGPKGALVSFFEDRFPNPAGLVAYVQRLDGVARLRPDSKVVVTRAWPDPAARLNGALQLSKGLAKAAG; encoded by the coding sequence ATGACCGATCTCCAGAAAATCCTGAAGGCGAAGGCGCCGCTCACCTTGTCCGGCGTGCCGGCCGGCTTCCAGCCCTGGCTGCTGGCCGACATCGCCCGCGCGGCCCATGGTTCGGATGCGACCCGCGCCGTCTTCGTCGCCTCCGACGAGCAATTGATGCGCGCGGTCGCCGACACCGCCCATTATTTCGCGCCAGAGATCGAGATCATCGAAATTCCCGCCTGGGACTGCCTGCCCTATGACCGGGCCAGCCCCTCGCTGCGTACCGCCTCCGCGCGCCTCGCCGGCCTCCATGCGCTCCAGGCAAAACCAAAAGGGCCGCAACTGGTCCTCACCACCCTCAACGCGCTCACCCAGCGCACCCTCACCCCGTTCCGCGTCCGCCAGCTGGTCGCGCGCCTCGCGCCCAAGGAGCGGATCGCGATCACGCGCCTCGCCGACATGCTGCAATCCAACGGCTATGTCCGTACCGACACGGTCCATGATCGCGGCGAGTTCGCCATTCGCGGCGGCATCGTCGATCTGTTCCCCGGCGGCGAGGAGCAGCCGCTGCGGCTCGACTTCTTCGGCGACGAGATCGAGACGGTGCGCCGCTTCGACCCGACCGACCAGCGCACCACCGGCAGCATCGACGGCTTCACCCTGCTCCCCGCGTCCGAAGCGCTGCTGGACGAAGACACGATCAAGCGCTTCCGCGGCCGCTATCGCGAAACCTTCGGCGCGACCGCGACCGGCGACCCGCTCTATCAGGCGGTGAGCGAAGGCCGGCGCCTCGCCGGCATGGAACATTGGCTGCCTTTGTTCGAGGAAAAGCTGGTTCCGCTGACCGATCATCTGGGCGATGACGCGATCATCGTCCGCGACCATGGCGTGGTCGGCGCAGCCGACGCCCGGTTCGAGGCGATCCGCGACTATCATGCCAACCGCATCGCCGCGAAATCCGCCGATCCCGGCGCCTATCGCCCGCTCGCGCCGCACGCCCTCTATCTCGACGCCGCCGAGTGGGATGCCGCCGCCGCCAGCTGGCCGATGCACGCCACCACCCCCTTCCACGAGCCCGAGAGCGCCACCGTGCTCGACTGCGCGGTCGACGGCCCGCGCGACTTCGCGCCCGAACGCGCGCAGAACGCCAATGTCTATGAGGCGGTCGGCAAGCATATCGACGCCCTGCGCCGCACGAAGAAGAAGGTGGTGATCGCCAGCTATTCGGCCGGCGCGCGCGAGCGCCTGTCGGGCCTGCTCGCCGATCATGGCGTCGCCCGCCTCGCCGCCGCCGACAGCTGGCAGGAAGCGCTGGGCACCGCGGCGGGCGGCAGCGCCGTCCTCACCGTGCTCGGCCTCGACCATGGCTTCACCGCGCCCGACGTCGCCGTCCTCACCGAACAGGATATGCTGGGCGACCGGCTCGTCCGCCGCGCCAAGCGCAAGAAGAGCGCCGACGCCTTCCTCGCCGAACTCGCCACCCTCTCTCCCGGCGACCTCGTCGTCCATATGGACCATGGCATCGGCCGCTATGAGGGGCTGACCCAGATCCCGGTCAGCAAGACCGCGCATGACTGCGTCGCCCTCTCCTATTCCGGCGGCGACAAGCTCTATGTGCCGGTCGAAAATCTCGAAGTCCTCTCCCGCTACGGCTCCGACAGCGAGGGCGTGAGCCTCGACAAGCTGGGCGGCGAGGCCTGGCAGCGGCGCAAGGCGCGGATGAAGGAGCGGATCCGCGAGATTGCGGGCGAACTGCTCAAGACCGCTGCCGAACGCGCCCTGCGCCCGGCCGAGATCGCCGAGCCGGACGCCGCCGGCTATCCCGCCTTCGTCGACCGCTTTCCCTATCAGGAAACCGACGATCAGGACCGCGCGATCGGCGATGTCATCGAAGACCTCGGCGCCGGCCGCCCGATGGATCGCCTCGTCTGCGGCGATGTCGGATTCGGCAAGACGGAGGTCGCGCTGCGCGCCGCCTTCGTCGCCGCCATGGCCGGGATGCAGGTGGTGGTGATCTGCCCCACTACCCTGCTCGCGCGCCAGCATCACATGAATTTCGTCGAGCGCTTCCGCGGCTTCCCGCTGGAAATCGCCCGCCTCTCCCGCCTCGTCCCCGACAAGGAGGCGAAGGCGACCAAGGCGGGCCTCGCCGACGGCACGATCGACATTGTCGTCGGCACCCACGCCCTGCTCGCCAAGGGGCTGGAGTTCAAGCGCCTCGGCCTCGTCATCGTCGACGAGGAACAGCGGTTCGGCGTCACCCACAAGGAACGCCTCAAGTCCCTGAAGACCGACGTCCACGTCCTCACCCTCACCGCCACCCCGATCCCGCGCACGCTCCAGATGGCGATGTCGGGCCTGCGCGAACTCTCGGTCATCCAGACCCCGCCGGTCGATCGCCTGGCGGTGCGCACCTACATCATGCCCTGGGACGGCGTGGTCATCCGCGAGGCGCTGCTGCGCGAACATTATCGCGGCGGCCAGAGCTTCTTCGTCGTGCCGCGCATCGCCGACCTGACCGAGGTCGAGGAATTCCTGCGCACCGAGGTGCCCGAGGTGAAGCCGATCGTCGCCCATGGCCAGATGAGCGCCACCGATGTCGAGGAGCGCATGTCCGCCTTCTACGACAAGCGCTATGATGTGCTGCTTTCCACCACCATCGTCGAATCCGGCCTCGACATCCCCAGCGCCAACACCCTCATCATCCACCGCGCCGACCGCTTCGGCCTTGCCCAGCTCTACCAGCTGCGCGGCCGCGTCGGCCGGTCGAAGACGCGCGCCTATGCGTATTTCACCACGCCCGCCAACCGCATCATCACCGAAACGGCGGAAAAGCGGCTGAAAGTGCTGTCCGATCTCGATACGCTGGGCGCCGGCTTCCAGCTCGCCAGCCACGATCTGGACATTCGCGGCGCCGGCAATCTCGTCGGCGACGAGCAGTCGGGCCATATCAAGGAAGTCGGCTTCGAACTTTACCAGTCGATGCTGGAGGACGCGATCATGGACGCCAAGGCCGGCGGCGCCGGTCTCGAGCCACGCCGCGACAGCTTCTCGCCCCAGATCAGCGTCGACGCGCCGATCATGATCCCGGAAGAATTCGTGCCGGACCTGGACCTGCGCATGGGTCTCTATCGCCGCATCAACGAGCTGGAGGACCGTCAGGGCCTGGAGGCCTTCGCCGCCGAACTGATCGACCGCTTCGGCAAGCTGCCCGCGCCGACCCAGAACCTGCTCAAGATCATCGAGATCAAGCAGAATTGCCTCAAGGCCAACATCGCCAAGATCGATGTCGGGCCAAAGGGCGCGCTGGTCAGCTTCTTCGAGGATCGCTTCCCCAATCCGGCCGGTCTGGTCGCCTATGTCCAGCGCCTGGACGGCGTCGCCCGCCTGCGCCCGGACAGCAAGGTGGTCGTCACCCGCGCCTGGCCCGACCCCGCCGCCCGCCTCAACGGCGCGCTGCAATTGTCGAAGGGGCTGGCCAAGGCAGCGGGGTAA
- a CDS encoding mechanosensitive ion channel family protein: MRGGRVAPGMTDISLTHITPMAALSIALSVVVAFVVHWALYWIALRLVKRARIEPLLLPAIFQPTRWLVVLLALGAGLKSIEMGPRIEDIWSIGARMAFALLLGWLIFRAMRAGKAMLEARADISVEDNLKARRQRTRVGILYRICQCIVGFFVIAMMLIAIPGVRTIGVSLMASAGLAALAVGAAAQPALKNLIAGVQMAFSEPIRLDDVVIIEGEWGRIEEIRLTYVIVRIWDDRRMVVPVSYFLEKPFQNWTTKTSDLLGTVFLYVDPTADIERIRARFVEAVKANGRWDGRVAILQVTDHRADALELRGLLSARNAGIAFDLRCEVREAMLTFLRTDMPEALVRGRQRVEAGDGFARLEPTKRSGAGE; encoded by the coding sequence ATGCGGGGCGGTCGCGTTGCCCCTGGCATGACCGACATCAGCCTGACCCATATCACGCCGATGGCCGCGCTTTCGATCGCGCTGTCGGTGGTCGTCGCCTTCGTCGTCCATTGGGCGCTCTACTGGATCGCGCTGCGGCTGGTGAAGCGCGCGCGGATCGAGCCTTTGTTGTTGCCGGCCATCTTCCAGCCGACGCGCTGGCTGGTGGTGTTGCTCGCGCTGGGGGCGGGGCTCAAGTCGATCGAGATGGGGCCGCGGATCGAGGATATCTGGTCGATCGGCGCGCGGATGGCCTTTGCGCTGCTGTTGGGCTGGCTGATCTTCCGTGCGATGCGGGCGGGCAAGGCGATGCTGGAAGCGCGTGCCGACATCAGCGTCGAGGATAATCTGAAGGCGCGGCGGCAGCGAACCAGGGTCGGCATCCTCTATCGCATCTGCCAGTGCATCGTCGGCTTCTTCGTGATCGCGATGATGCTGATCGCGATACCCGGCGTGCGCACGATCGGCGTGTCGCTGATGGCGTCCGCAGGCCTTGCGGCGCTGGCGGTCGGTGCCGCCGCGCAACCGGCGCTCAAGAATCTGATCGCGGGCGTCCAGATGGCCTTTTCCGAGCCGATCCGGCTGGACGATGTCGTCATCATCGAAGGGGAATGGGGGCGGATCGAGGAGATCAGGCTGACCTATGTCATCGTGCGCATCTGGGACGACCGGCGCATGGTGGTGCCGGTCTCCTATTTCCTCGAAAAGCCGTTTCAGAACTGGACGACGAAGACCTCGGACCTGCTGGGCACCGTCTTCCTCTATGTCGATCCGACCGCCGATATCGAGCGCATCCGGGCGCGCTTCGTCGAGGCGGTGAAGGCGAACGGGCGTTGGGACGGGCGGGTGGCGATCTTGCAGGTGACCGACCATCGCGCCGATGCGCTGGAACTGCGCGGGCTGTTATCGGCGCGCAATGCGGGGATCGCCTTCGACCTGCGTTGCGAGGTGCGCGAGGCGATGCTGACCTTCCTGCGGACGGACATGCCCGAGGCGCTGGTGCGCGGGCGCCAGCGCGTGGAAGCGGGCGATGGCTTTGCCCGGCTGGAGCCTACCAAGCGGTCCGGCGCGGGGGAATGA
- the recG gene encoding ATP-dependent DNA helicase RecG, with translation MRPDILNPLFAEISALKGIGPALARPLERLGLARAVDVAFHLPVNYVDRKLIDELDMADAGKVIGIMLTPVDYRASGNARAPFRVQAVDAHGNAVSLVYFGRNSAWPRKLLPLNEPKFVSGKLEAYGDNLQMVHPDYVLPPEEADTVPARESVYGLSEGLTNNRMRDLVGQALARAPELPEWIEPSLLASKGWPAWRAALERFHADPTDAQARERLAYDEIFAGQLALMLVRQSSRRRRGVPISGDGRLRAMLKLPFAPTGAQRRAIGEIEGDMAQATPMLRLLQGDVGSGKTLVALMALLNAVEAGMQGAMLAPTEILARQHYETLRKMASGLPIEIAILTGREKGKVREATLMGLADGSIHILVGTHAIFQEKVQYKALGLAVIDEQHRFGVAQRMMLASKAERSPHLLVMTATPIPRTLTLTYYGEMDVSRLDEMPPGRQPIQTLVMSANRLDEVVEGLARHVEGGGQAYWVCPLVEESETSDQAAAEMRAETLRQRFGDRVGLVHGKMKGPDKDAAMEAFAANRTQILVATTVIEVGVDVPNSSLIVIEGADRFGLAQLHQLRGRVGRGDKPSVCLLLRGNALGETSRARLALMRETNDGFRIAEEDLKLRGAGEVLGTRQSGEAELKIATPEHVSALVDSARDDAHLLIDRDGGLDSERGQAARTCLYLFEKDAAVGLLRGG, from the coding sequence ATGCGACCCGATATTCTCAATCCGCTCTTTGCCGAAATCTCCGCGCTCAAGGGCATTGGCCCGGCGCTGGCCCGTCCGCTCGAACGGCTGGGGCTGGCGCGGGCGGTCGATGTCGCCTTCCATCTACCGGTCAATTATGTCGACCGGAAGCTGATCGACGAACTGGACATGGCGGACGCCGGCAAGGTGATCGGCATCATGCTGACCCCGGTCGATTATCGCGCCAGCGGCAATGCGCGCGCGCCGTTCCGGGTGCAGGCGGTGGACGCCCATGGCAACGCCGTCTCCCTCGTCTATTTCGGCCGCAACAGCGCCTGGCCGCGCAAGTTGCTGCCACTCAACGAACCGAAATTCGTGTCGGGCAAGCTGGAAGCCTATGGCGACAATCTGCAGATGGTCCATCCCGACTATGTGCTGCCGCCCGAGGAGGCGGACACGGTGCCAGCGCGCGAGAGCGTCTATGGCCTGTCGGAAGGGCTGACCAACAACCGGATGCGCGACCTGGTGGGGCAGGCGCTGGCCCGCGCGCCCGAACTGCCCGAATGGATCGAGCCGAGCCTGCTGGCGAGCAAGGGCTGGCCGGCCTGGCGCGCGGCGCTGGAGCGTTTCCATGCCGACCCGACCGACGCCCAGGCGCGCGAGCGGCTGGCCTATGACGAGATTTTCGCCGGGCAACTGGCGCTGATGCTGGTGCGGCAATCGTCGCGGCGGCGGCGCGGCGTGCCGATCAGCGGCGACGGGCGACTGCGCGCGATGCTGAAGCTGCCTTTCGCCCCGACCGGTGCCCAGCGTCGTGCGATCGGGGAGATCGAGGGCGACATGGCGCAGGCGACGCCGATGCTGCGCCTGCTGCAGGGCGATGTCGGATCGGGCAAGACGCTGGTGGCGCTGATGGCGTTGCTGAACGCGGTCGAGGCCGGGATGCAGGGGGCGATGCTGGCGCCGACCGAAATATTGGCGCGACAACATTATGAGACGCTGCGCAAGATGGCGTCGGGTCTGCCGATCGAGATTGCGATCCTGACCGGGCGCGAGAAGGGCAAGGTACGCGAGGCGACGCTGATGGGGCTGGCCGATGGCAGCATCCATATATTGGTCGGCACGCACGCGATCTTTCAGGAGAAGGTGCAGTATAAGGCGCTGGGCCTGGCGGTGATCGACGAGCAGCATCGGTTCGGCGTGGCGCAGCGGATGATGCTGGCGAGCAAGGCCGAGCGATCGCCGCATCTGCTGGTGATGACGGCGACGCCGATCCCGCGCACGCTGACCCTGACCTATTATGGCGAGATGGACGTGTCGCGGCTGGACGAGATGCCGCCGGGCCGCCAGCCGATCCAGACTTTGGTGATGTCCGCCAACCGGCTGGACGAGGTGGTCGAGGGGCTGGCCCGCCATGTCGAAGGGGGCGGGCAGGCCTATTGGGTATGCCCGCTGGTCGAGGAGAGCGAGACCAGCGACCAGGCGGCGGCCGAGATGCGGGCCGAGACGCTGCGCCAGCGCTTCGGCGACCGGGTGGGGCTGGTCCATGGCAAGATGAAGGGGCCGGACAAGGATGCGGCGATGGAGGCCTTTGCCGCCAACCGCACCCAGATATTGGTGGCGACCACGGTGATCGAGGTCGGCGTCGACGTGCCCAATTCCAGCCTGATCGTGATCGAGGGGGCGGACCGCTTTGGCCTCGCCCAGTTGCACCAGTTGCGCGGCCGGGTCGGGCGCGGCGACAAGCCGTCGGTCTGCCTGCTGCTGCGCGGCAATGCGCTGGGCGAGACGTCGCGGGCGCGGCTGGCGCTGATGCGCGAGACCAATGACGGCTTCCGCATCGCCGAGGAGGATCTGAAGCTGCGCGGCGCGGGCGAGGTGCTGGGCACGCGCCAGTCGGGCGAGGCGGAACTGAAGATCGCGACGCCCGAACATGTGTCGGCGCTGGTGGATAGCGCGCGCGACGACGCCCATCTGCTGATTGACCGCGACGGCGGGCTGGACAGCGAACGGGGACAGGCGGCGCGGACCTGCCTCTATCTGTTCGAGAAGGATGCTGCGGTGGGATTGCTGCGCGGCGGGTGA
- the tyrS gene encoding tyrosine--tRNA ligase: MSNYQSDLLRLLDTRGYIHQLTDAEGLDALAARQVVPGYIGFDPTAPSLHVGSLVQIMMLRRMQQAGHKPIVLMGGGTGKIGDPSFKDEARKLMTGDVIATNVASIKRVFEKFLTFGDGPTDAVMVDNADWLDKLEYIPFLRDIGQHFSVNRMLSFDSVKMRLDREQSLSFLEFNYMILQAYDFLELSRRAECRLQMGGSDQWGNIVNGIELSRRVDGTQVFGLTSPLITTADGGKMGKTMNGAVWLNADALPAYDYWQFWRNTQDADVGRFLRLFTDLPLDEIARLERLEGAEINDAKKILADAATAMAHGTEAATAAAETARKTFEEGASDANLPTVAVGADGLTVVQATTGLGFATSNKEVRRKLAEGAIKVNGEVVTDPAVTLKPGDKLSFGAKKHGLVTA; this comes from the coding sequence ATGAGCAACTATCAGTCCGATCTCCTCCGCCTGCTCGACACGCGCGGCTACATCCACCAGTTGACCGATGCGGAAGGGCTCGACGCCCTCGCCGCCAGGCAGGTGGTGCCGGGCTATATCGGCTTTGATCCGACCGCGCCGTCGCTCCATGTCGGCAGCCTGGTCCAGATCATGATGCTGCGCCGCATGCAGCAGGCCGGCCACAAGCCGATCGTCCTGATGGGGGGCGGCACCGGCAAGATCGGCGACCCCAGCTTCAAGGACGAGGCGCGCAAGCTGATGACCGGCGACGTCATCGCCACCAACGTCGCCAGCATCAAGCGGGTGTTCGAAAAATTCCTGACCTTTGGCGACGGCCCGACCGACGCGGTGATGGTCGACAATGCCGACTGGCTGGACAAGCTCGAATATATCCCCTTCCTGCGCGACATCGGCCAGCATTTCTCGGTCAATCGGATGCTCAGCTTCGACAGCGTCAAGATGCGGCTGGACCGCGAACAGTCGCTCAGCTTCCTCGAATTCAACTATATGATCCTCCAGGCCTATGATTTCCTGGAACTGTCGCGCCGCGCCGAATGCCGGCTGCAGATGGGCGGATCGGACCAGTGGGGCAATATCGTCAACGGCATCGAATTGTCGCGCCGGGTCGATGGCACCCAGGTCTTCGGCCTGACCAGCCCGCTCATCACCACCGCCGACGGCGGCAAGATGGGCAAGACCATGAACGGCGCGGTGTGGCTCAATGCCGACGCGCTGCCCGCCTATGATTATTGGCAATTCTGGCGCAACACCCAGGATGCCGATGTCGGCCGCTTCCTGCGCCTGTTCACCGATCTGCCGCTCGACGAGATTGCCCGGCTGGAGCGACTGGAAGGCGCGGAAATCAACGACGCCAAGAAGATCCTGGCGGATGCAGCAACGGCTATGGCCCATGGCACCGAAGCGGCCACCGCCGCCGCGGAAACCGCCCGCAAGACCTTTGAGGAAGGGGCATCGGACGCCAACCTGCCGACCGTCGCAGTCGGCGCCGATGGACTGACCGTAGTCCAGGCGACTACCGGCCTTGGCTTTGCGACCTCCAACAAGGAAGTCCGCCGCAAGCTCGCCGAGGGCGCGATCAAGGTGAATGGCGAAGTCGTCACCGACCCTGCCGTCACGCTCAAGCCCGGTGACAAGCTGAGCTTCGGCGCCAAGAAACACGGCCTCGTAACCGCCTGA
- a CDS encoding PilZ domain-containing protein, which produces MSSVFANLGHVMRSRDPSIDQRRVSRDLVDMVSHITVHGRTHGVRIINISALGLMCRAEEALTAVGPAHVWLPLLKDRPADIRWIEDGRIGLEFIDPIPAASYDAMMALIPPRRTAW; this is translated from the coding sequence ATGTCCTCGGTTTTTGCCAATCTCGGCCATGTCATGCGGTCGCGCGATCCTTCGATCGACCAGCGCCGCGTGTCGCGCGACCTGGTTGACATGGTCAGCCATATCACCGTCCATGGCCGCACCCATGGCGTGCGGATCATCAACATCTCCGCGCTGGGACTGATGTGCCGGGCAGAGGAAGCGTTGACGGCAGTCGGCCCCGCCCATGTCTGGCTGCCGCTGCTCAAGGATCGGCCAGCCGACATACGCTGGATCGAGGATGGCCGCATCGGCCTGGAATTTATCGATCCGATCCCGGCCGCCAGCTATGATGCGATGATGGCGCTCATTCCCCCGCGCCGGACCGCTTGGTAG
- a CDS encoding CPBP family intramembrane glutamic endopeptidase yields MTPEPIQKLSRRGIAVEIAAFVGFALLAKYGLSLIFWRYAGPVSLLLTLALLTLYMRGRGLRWSAMGLIPLPGWKAKLMVLPKAGLTLLAFAIVVALVTIVGPAIGLAFLAKESAGVADRWGAVAGSLPHYLLWIGIVWSAAAFGEEMFFRGYLIIRLQQILPAGRAGATLAVILSALIFGYGHFYYQGWRGAIMTGGIGLAFGAMFLLFRRNLWPLILLHGVIDTLTFTAIFMRWK; encoded by the coding sequence ATGACGCCAGAGCCGATCCAAAAACTGAGCCGACGCGGCATTGCGGTCGAGATCGCTGCCTTTGTCGGCTTCGCGCTGCTGGCCAAATATGGGTTGAGCCTGATCTTCTGGCGCTATGCTGGCCCCGTGTCGCTGCTGCTGACGCTGGCCTTGTTGACGCTGTATATGCGTGGTCGCGGACTGCGCTGGTCGGCGATGGGGCTGATCCCGCTGCCCGGATGGAAGGCCAAGCTGATGGTTTTGCCCAAGGCGGGGCTGACGCTGCTGGCCTTCGCCATCGTCGTTGCACTGGTAACGATCGTCGGGCCGGCGATTGGATTGGCGTTCCTGGCGAAGGAATCTGCGGGCGTGGCCGATCGCTGGGGCGCGGTGGCGGGGAGCTTGCCTCATTATCTGCTGTGGATCGGCATCGTGTGGAGTGCGGCGGCCTTTGGTGAGGAGATGTTCTTTCGCGGCTATCTCATCATCCGGCTGCAACAGATCCTTCCGGCCGGCCGGGCTGGCGCAACGCTGGCCGTCATCCTTTCCGCGCTGATCTTTGGCTACGGCCATTTCTATTATCAGGGGTGGCGGGGCGCGATCATGACTGGCGGGATCGGCCTGGCGTTCGGGGCGATGTTCCTGCTGTTCAGGCGCAATCTGTGGCCCCTGATTCTGTTGCACGGTGTCATCGATACGCTGACCTTTACCGCCATATTCATGCGGTGGAAGTAG
- a CDS encoding Hpt domain-containing protein — MSYDPGALNAALAAAVGEDAGLIADLRVAFIESASRHIDLLGRSRCDANWELAAWRLKGLAASFGLTTLMALADEAAQAAPGDPRVIQRLHTALAGLQQS; from the coding sequence ATGTCTTATGATCCAGGCGCTCTCAATGCGGCATTGGCCGCTGCGGTCGGCGAAGATGCCGGGCTGATCGCGGACCTGCGTGTCGCTTTCATCGAAAGCGCATCGCGCCATATCGACTTGCTGGGGCGATCGCGGTGCGATGCCAATTGGGAACTGGCGGCCTGGCGCCTGAAAGGCCTGGCTGCGAGCTTTGGCCTGACGACGCTGATGGCACTGGCGGATGAAGCGGCCCAGGCGGCTCCGGGCGATCCTCGGGTGATCCAGCGCCTGCACACGGCACTGGCCGGCCTCCAGCAGTCCTGA